From the Cryptomeria japonica chromosome 2, Sugi_1.0, whole genome shotgun sequence genome, one window contains:
- the LOC131062011 gene encoding mitochondrial import inner membrane translocase subunit TIM14-1 gives MATPLVVGLAVAAAALAGRYGIHAWHAFKTRPVTRKFYEGGFQQTMSRREAALILGVRESVSADKVKEAHRKVMVANHPDAGGSDYLAAKVNEAKDVLLGKTKNTGSAF, from the exons ATG GCAACGCCATTGGTGGTAGGGTTAGCAGTAGCCGCAGCTGCGCTAGCAGGGCGATACGGCATCCACGCTTGGCACGCTTTCAAGACTCGCCCTGTCACTCGCAAATTCTATGAGGGCGGATTTCAGCAAACCATGAGCAGGAGAGAAGCTGCCCTCATTCTCGGAGTAAG AGAAAGTGTCAGCGCGGATAAAGTGAAGGAGGCGCATAGAAAGGTGATGGTAGCGAACCATCCAGATGCCGGTGGCAGTGATTACCTTGCCGCAAAAGTCAATGAAGCCAAAGACGTACTGCTAGGAAAAACTAAAAATACTGGCTCGGCTTTTTAG